ATAAGAAAAGAGATAACTATACATGGTCTTAAGACACAGCTTTGCTCCACATCTATTGGAGGGTGGAACGGATTTGAGATACATTCAAGAGCTATTAGGGCATAAAGATAGCAAAAC
The nucleotide sequence above comes from bacterium. Encoded proteins:
- a CDS encoding tyrosine-type recombinase/integrase; translated protein: MVLRHSFAPHLLEGGTDLRYIQELLGHKDSKTTEIYTHVSTKSLGKIRSPMDSIDIGDK